One region of Exiguobacterium acetylicum genomic DNA includes:
- the fabF gene encoding beta-ketoacyl-ACP synthase II, producing MMRKRVVVTGIGALTPIGNDANTFWEALKEGTNGIRPMERLDIDEYPTKVTGELQNFDVTEFIEAKEARKMDRFVHYSLVASMEAVKDAGIDIKSIAERAGVWIGSGIGGVETIEKQAKIYFERGHRRVSPFFIPMMIPNMASGQVSIYTGAKGPNNCSVTACASGTNAIGEALRVIERGDADVMIAGGAEAPITNLAFAGFCSNKAMSTNHDPETASRPFDEGRDGFVMGEGAGILILEEYEHAVARGAKIYAEVSGYGLTADAYHITAPDPDGDGGARAMAMAIQDAGIAPEAVGYINAHGTSTPMNDILETKAIHSVFGEQAKQLVVNSTKSMIGHLLGGAGGVEAIATIKSLQEQTVHPTIHLKQPSEGCDLDYVTEGARSVELNYALSNSLGFGGHNASLVFKRYEA from the coding sequence ATGATGAGAAAACGCGTTGTAGTCACAGGAATCGGAGCACTGACACCGATCGGGAATGATGCCAATACATTCTGGGAAGCATTAAAAGAAGGAACGAACGGAATTCGTCCGATGGAGCGTCTCGATATCGATGAGTATCCGACGAAGGTCACTGGCGAATTACAAAACTTTGACGTGACAGAATTCATCGAGGCAAAAGAAGCACGCAAGATGGACCGTTTCGTCCATTACTCACTTGTCGCAAGCATGGAAGCTGTAAAAGATGCTGGAATTGATATCAAGTCGATTGCTGAACGTGCAGGTGTCTGGATTGGATCAGGAATCGGTGGCGTAGAGACAATCGAGAAACAAGCGAAGATTTACTTCGAGCGTGGACACCGTCGTGTCAGCCCGTTCTTCATTCCGATGATGATTCCGAACATGGCAAGCGGTCAGGTATCGATCTATACCGGAGCCAAGGGACCGAATAACTGTTCTGTCACAGCATGTGCTTCAGGAACGAATGCCATCGGGGAAGCACTTCGTGTCATCGAACGGGGCGATGCAGATGTCATGATCGCTGGTGGAGCGGAAGCGCCAATCACGAACTTAGCGTTTGCTGGTTTTTGTTCCAACAAAGCGATGTCAACGAATCATGATCCTGAGACAGCAAGCCGTCCGTTTGACGAAGGGCGTGATGGATTCGTCATGGGAGAAGGAGCAGGTATCTTGATTCTTGAAGAGTACGAGCATGCGGTAGCACGTGGCGCAAAAATCTATGCCGAAGTCAGTGGGTATGGATTAACAGCTGACGCCTACCACATTACGGCTCCAGATCCAGATGGAGACGGTGGAGCGCGTGCGATGGCAATGGCAATCCAAGATGCAGGTATCGCACCAGAAGCAGTCGGATACATCAATGCACACGGAACGAGCACACCGATGAACGACATTCTTGAAACAAAAGCGATCCACAGTGTTTTCGGTGAACAGGCAAAACAACTCGTCGTCAACTCGACGAAATCGATGATTGGTCACTTACTTGGTGGCGCTGGTGGCGTCGAGGCGATTGCAACCATCAAATCGTTACAAGAACAAACCGTTCACCCGACGATTCATCTCAAACAGCCGAGTGAAGGCTGTGATCTCGACTACGTGACGGAAGGTGCACGGAGCGTCGAATTAAATTACGCCCTGAGCAACTCGCTCGGGTTCGGTGGACACAACGCATCACTCGTCTTCAAACGTTACGAAGCTTAA
- a CDS encoding beta-ketoacyl-ACP synthase III, giving the protein MKIGIVGLGTSLPSRRVTNDELATTLDTSDEWIRTRTGIGARRIAADDVDVTDLATEAAQKALDDAGLTVEDIGLIVVGTATGRAFPSTACIVQERLGARGATAFDISAACSGFIFALQTAASMLATVEGKHALVIGAEKMSSIVDWSDRSTAILFGDGAGAVVIGQTEQEGLNAFELGTDGRGAHLLFKDIDGPIEMNGREVFKFAVRKLPEIVEKVIQKADSTLEDIDILIPHQANLRIIDAACERLHIPQEKVIVTIDEHANTSAASIPLALEEARQQGRLTPGTKLVLAGFGAGLTWGAAYITWTKGENT; this is encoded by the coding sequence ATGAAGATCGGGATTGTAGGATTAGGAACGTCTTTGCCGTCACGCCGCGTGACGAACGATGAATTAGCAACGACGCTCGATACGAGCGATGAATGGATTCGGACACGGACAGGAATCGGGGCACGACGGATTGCAGCCGATGATGTGGATGTCACTGACTTAGCGACAGAAGCTGCTCAGAAAGCGCTTGATGATGCTGGATTGACAGTAGAGGACATCGGGTTGATCGTCGTAGGAACGGCAACAGGACGAGCATTTCCGTCTACTGCCTGTATCGTTCAAGAGCGTTTAGGGGCACGTGGAGCGACTGCATTCGATATTAGTGCGGCATGTAGTGGTTTCATCTTCGCATTACAAACAGCTGCTAGCATGTTAGCAACAGTCGAAGGAAAACATGCGCTCGTCATCGGCGCTGAAAAAATGTCGAGCATCGTCGACTGGTCAGACCGGTCAACTGCCATCTTATTTGGAGACGGTGCAGGGGCGGTCGTCATCGGACAAACTGAGCAAGAGGGTCTTAATGCCTTTGAGCTTGGAACAGATGGACGTGGCGCTCATCTGTTATTTAAGGACATCGATGGACCAATCGAGATGAATGGTCGTGAAGTCTTTAAGTTCGCTGTGCGTAAATTACCGGAAATCGTTGAAAAAGTCATTCAAAAAGCGGATAGTACGCTCGAAGACATCGATATCTTGATCCCGCATCAAGCAAACCTACGCATCATTGATGCAGCGTGCGAACGACTGCATATACCGCAAGAGAAAGTCATCGTCACCATCGATGAGCATGCGAATACATCGGCTGCTTCGATCCCACTTGCACTCGAAGAAGCACGTCAACAAGGTCGTCTGACACCAGGTACGAAACTTGTACTTGCTGGATTCGGTGCCGGATTGACTTGGGGAGCAGCATACATTACTTGGACTAAAGGAGAGAACACATAA